In Leptodactylus fuscus isolate aLepFus1 chromosome 2, aLepFus1.hap2, whole genome shotgun sequence, one genomic interval encodes:
- the AP4B1 gene encoding AP-4 complex subunit beta-1, with product MPYLGSEDAVKELKKALSNPHIQGDRLRYRNVIHKVIRHMTHGVDVSSVFMEMVKASATVDIVQKKLVYLYMCTYAPQKPDLALLTINTLCKDCSDPNPMVRGLALRSMCNLRMPGIQEYIQQPVQNGLRDKASYVRRVAVLGCAKMHRQGSDVEIDGALVNELYSLLRDPDPIVLVNCLRALEEILRGEGGVVINKPIAHHLLNRMADLDHWGQSEVLTFLLRYKPRSEEEIFDILNILDNYLKSTHISVVMGATKLFLVLAKEFPHVQSDVLVRLKGPLLAACTSESPEMCFAALCHVREILRSVPGHFSNHYKKFFCSYNDPHYIKNQKIDILCELVNDENVHSILEELRVCCTDVSIQLAHTAVFAIGRIARTYSEKCVKILAGLLEYKQEHITSAVVQTFRDLVWLCPQCTASVCQALPGCEENIQDNEGKQALIWLLGMHGELIPNAPYILEEYADNIKTEICPMVKMELLTALVRLFLSRPAECQDMLGRLIYYCIEEESNMAVRDRSLFYYRLLSSGIDEVKNVLSGPKSDSSLAILVDGTEQPVNSWVPVFNTLAPLYDKKLWQSITANSSKCELPIVNNLATTSLVEDFERPLDPEMPQHSPDTVTLVSDIEMTPELFENKWLSLTANHCWDIEWKKDVEPDLLQSSLHVLNIYTIAKSKAGTQPWKSYLYAQDTKENVFLIELMLCTDSYTLKTTVKQDRENMVALNDFGSLLQHAVCAVLELSNAGNLPST from the exons ATGCCATACCTGGGGTCTGAAGATGCTGTGAAGGAACTGAAGAAGGCACTCTCTAATCCTCACATTCAAGGAGACAGATTGAGATATAGGAATGTCATCCACAAAGTGATTCG gcaCATGACTCATGGAGTAGATGTATCCAGTGTCTTTATGGAGATGGTCAAAGCCAGTGCTACTGTAGATATTGTGCAAAAGAAACTGGTTTACTTGTATATGTGCACATATGCCCCTCAGAAACCAGATTTGGCTCTATTAACAATCAATACTCTTTGTAAGGACTGCTCAGACCCCAACCCCATGGTGCGAGGATTGGCTCTGCGGAGTATGTGCAacctcag AATGCCAGGGATCCAGGAGTACATACAACAGCCTGTGCAGAATGGGTTGCGAGACAAAGCATCCTACGTAAGGAGAGTGGCAGTGCTGGGATGTGCTAAAATGCACAGACAAGGATCAGATGTGGAAATTG atggaGCTCTTGTCAATGAGTTGTACAGTCTTTTGCGAGACCCCGACCCTATTGTGTTAGTGAATTGTTTACGGGCACTAGAAGAAATTTTAAGAGGAGAAGGTGGAGTTGTTATCAACAAACCCATTGCTCATCATCTGTTGAACAG GATGGCTGATTTGGATCACTGGGGACAAAGCGAAGTTTTAACATTTCTTCTACGCTACAAGCCGCGGAGTGAAGAGGAGATATTTGATATACTTAACATCCTGGACAACTATCTGAAGAGTACTCACATTAGTGTAGTCATGGGAGCCACCAAACTCTTTTTGGTTTTAGCAAAAGAGTTTCCTCACGTACAGTCAGATGTCCTTGTCCGTTTGAAAGGTCCGCTGCTTGCAGCCTGTACTTCTGAGAGTCCAGAGATGTGCTTTGCAGCATTGTGTCATGTTAGAGAGATCCTCCGTAGTGTGCCAGGGCATTTTAGCAATCATTACAAAAAGTTTTTCTGTTCTTACAATGATCCTCATTACATCAAAAACCAGAAGATAGACATCTTGTGTGAACTGGTCAACGATGAAAATGTACACAGCATATTGGAAGAACTTCGTGTCTGCTGCACAGATGTATCAATACAGCTGGCCCACACTGCGGTTTTTGCAATAG GTCGCATTGCAAGAACTTACAGTGAGAAATGTGTGAAAATCTTAGCTGGGTTGCTGGAGTACAAACAAGAACATATCACTTCAG ctgttgttcagacatTTCGAGATCTTGTCTGGCTCTGCCCACAGTGCACGGCTTCAGTATGCCAGGCGCTTCCTGGTTGTGAAGAGAATATCCAGGATAATGAG GGCAAGCAGGCATTGATATGGCTACTTGGGATGCATGGAGAGCTTATTCCGAACGCACCTTACATCTTAGAGGAATATGCTGATAATATTAAAACGGAGATTTGTCCAATGGTGAAAATGGAGCTCCTCACTGCTTTAGTGCGACTCTTCCTCTCTCGGCCAGCTGAgtgtcaggacatgctgggacgTCTGATTTATTATTGCATAG AAGAAGAAAGTAACATGGCTGTACGTGATCGAAGTCTCTTCTACTATAGACTTTTATCCTCTGGAATTGATGAGGTGAAGAATGTACTCAGCGGTCCCAAGTCTGACTCCTCATTGGCAATCTTAGTTGATGGGACAGAACAGCCGGTTAATAGCTGGGTACCTGTTTTTAACACATTGGCTCCTTTATACGATAAAAAGCTTTGGCAGTCAATTACAGCCAACTCAAGCAAATGTGAGCTACCCATTGTGAACAACCTAGCAACCACATCTCTTGTAGAAG ATTTTGAAAGGCCTTTGGATCCTGAAATGCCTcagcattctcctgatacagtcaCACTGGTCAGTGATATTGAAATGACCCCAGAGCTGTTTGAGAACAAATGGTTATCTCTAACCGCAAATCATTGCTGGGATATTGAATGGAAAAAAGATGTTGAACCAGATCTCCTACAGTCTTCTCTTCACGTGTTGAACATTTACACCATTGCCAAAAGCAAAGCCGGTACACAGCCATGGAAGTCCTATTTATATGCACAAGACACCAAGGAAAATGTGTTTCTTATTGAATTAATGTTGTGTACAGATTCATATACCCTGAAAACTACAGTGAAGCAGGACCGGGAGAACATGGTTGCACTTAATGACTTTGGCTCACTTCTACAACATGCAGTTTGTGCGGTACTGGAACTCTCTAATGCCGGAAATTTACCCAGTACCTGA